A window from Candidatus Bathyarchaeota archaeon A05DMB-5 encodes these proteins:
- a CDS encoding 30S ribosomal protein S17: MSLVFKKPKKTCKDRNCPFHGELPVRGRVLDGVVVSAKMDKTVIVKREYLHYVPKFLRYERRHSCIPSHAPPCIDVKEGDRVVIAECRPISKTVSFVVVEKMEEK, encoded by the coding sequence ATGTCGCTAGTTTTTAAGAAGCCTAAGAAAACTTGTAAGGACCGAAATTGTCCTTTTCACGGTGAACTCCCAGTTAGAGGTCGCGTGTTAGACGGCGTTGTTGTTAGCGCAAAAATGGATAAAACGGTCATAGTGAAACGTGAATATCTCCATTATGTTCCTAAGTTTCTAAGATATGAAAGAAGACACAGTTGCATTCCGTCCCACGCTCCGCCATGCATAGACGTGAAAGAAGGCGATAGAGTAGTAATAGCTGAGTGCCGCCCAATAAGCAAAACCGTCTCGTTTGTCGTGGTTGAAAAGATGGAGGAGAAGTAA
- a CDS encoding ribonuclease P protein component 1, which translates to MKVTPDIIRCEFIGNEAKVAKSTHPGYLGISGKIVDETRNTFTILHKGEKKIVIKNMAVFHFKFPDGAIVEIDGKILSGRPEDRLKKHVRRLW; encoded by the coding sequence ATGAAAGTAACGCCTGACATAATCCGCTGCGAATTTATAGGAAACGAAGCCAAAGTTGCCAAAAGCACACATCCGGGGTATTTGGGGATTTCTGGAAAAATAGTAGATGAGACACGTAACACTTTTACGATTTTACATAAAGGCGAAAAGAAAATAGTCATTAAGAACATGGCGGTTTTCCACTTTAAATTTCCCGATGGCGCAATCGTGGAGATTGACGGCAAAATTCTCTCTGGAAGACCGGAAGACCGCCTTAAAAAGCATGTAAGGAGGCTGTGGTGA
- the rpmC gene encoding 50S ribosomal protein L29: MPILRVKEIRGMSSEQRMEKLDELKTELVRLKTMVKAGGTIENPARIRELRRTIARILTIENEQKLGLNKERKEEKKKQ; encoded by the coding sequence ATGCCAATACTGCGGGTCAAAGAGATAAGGGGCATGTCCAGCGAGCAAAGAATGGAAAAACTTGACGAGCTTAAAACAGAACTTGTTAGGCTAAAAACGATGGTTAAAGCAGGCGGCACAATAGAAAACCCCGCGAGAATCCGAGAACTACGCAGAACAATCGCTCGGATACTAACAATAGAAAACGAGCAAAAACTCGGACTTAACAAAGAAAGGAAAGAGGAGAAAAAGAAACAATGA
- a CDS encoding 30S ribosomal protein S4e: MGRKGGSTGLKRKPAPGFWPIHKKEKVWVVKPSPGPHSLDKCVPLTVVLRDILGLAETRKEAKTIVSQGKMLVDGKVRREDDFPAGLMDVISLPDAEKYFRVLPSRKGLILHPISKDEANFKLCRIENKTVVKNGHVQINLHDGSNVLVKVADPKNPQEDVYETFGTLKIGFPERQILEHVKLKENVLAIITGGKNIGKYGKIVEIEKVKGKKRKNALVIIEDEKGNRYQTILDFVFAIGEAQSLISLPEAT; encoded by the coding sequence TTGGGAAGAAAAGGAGGCTCAACAGGACTAAAACGCAAACCAGCACCGGGATTTTGGCCAATCCATAAAAAAGAGAAAGTGTGGGTTGTAAAACCGTCGCCTGGACCGCATTCGCTTGACAAATGTGTGCCTTTGACCGTGGTTCTCCGTGACATTCTAGGTCTCGCAGAGACTAGGAAAGAGGCTAAAACAATAGTTTCGCAAGGAAAAATGCTTGTTGATGGAAAAGTTAGGCGTGAAGACGACTTCCCAGCTGGTTTGATGGATGTTATTTCTTTACCAGACGCTGAAAAGTACTTTCGTGTTTTGCCTTCAAGAAAAGGTTTGATTCTTCACCCAATCAGTAAGGATGAAGCAAACTTCAAACTATGCAGGATAGAAAACAAAACCGTTGTTAAAAATGGGCACGTGCAAATTAATCTTCATGATGGCTCAAACGTTCTCGTTAAAGTTGCTGACCCTAAAAACCCACAAGAAGACGTTTACGAAACCTTCGGCACACTAAAGATAGGTTTTCCAGAAAGACAAATTCTTGAGCATGTAAAACTGAAAGAAAACGTTCTAGCCATAATAACAGGCGGAAAAAACATTGGAAAATACGGTAAAATAGTTGAAATCGAAAAAGTGAAAGGTAAAAAACGTAAGAACGCTCTCGTAATAATTGAAGATGAGAAGGGCAATCGATATCAGACAATTTTGGATTTCGTTTTTGCAATAGGCGAGGCTCAGTCGCTCATATCATTACCGGAGGCAACCTAA
- a CDS encoding EamA family transporter, with translation MQQTKGYLLIVAASVIWGTMGIFGKLAFAYGIDPITLTALRIVISSSTMLLALLLFRRSLLKIEKKDLPQLIIFGVLAVALQRVAYFYTVDLTTATIAAVMFYTYPVFVTVHASIFLKEKITSTVILAIVLAFSGVALVVKAYEVAWLNTNLLGLAFGILTSLLFALYFLMCRTLRTRYTNWTLLLYGDGIGAIALIPTLFLSSSQIVNYPPQLWTLIIIIGLFPSLTAYLLFSYALKYVESAKGSILSVIEPLSAAAFSITILGEKFEIWQAAGVALALTGIILLFYKPKPKN, from the coding sequence ATGCAACAAACAAAAGGGTATCTTCTCATAGTCGCTGCTTCAGTCATATGGGGAACTATGGGAATTTTTGGAAAACTCGCTTTCGCTTATGGAATCGACCCGATAACATTAACTGCCTTGAGAATCGTAATTTCCTCTTCAACAATGCTGCTTGCGCTACTCTTGTTTAGGAGAAGTCTTCTCAAAATCGAGAAGAAAGACCTTCCACAACTAATAATATTTGGCGTTTTAGCCGTGGCTCTTCAGAGAGTCGCCTATTTCTACACTGTCGACTTGACAACCGCGACGATAGCGGCAGTAATGTTTTACACGTATCCCGTTTTCGTCACAGTCCACGCATCAATATTCCTAAAAGAAAAAATAACTTCCACGGTAATACTTGCGATAGTCTTGGCGTTCTCGGGCGTTGCGCTTGTCGTTAAGGCTTATGAAGTCGCGTGGTTAAACACAAACCTTTTGGGTCTAGCTTTTGGCATACTTACAAGCCTATTATTTGCGTTATACTTTTTAATGTGCAGAACATTACGAACCCGCTACACAAACTGGACCCTACTACTATATGGCGACGGAATAGGCGCAATCGCTCTAATCCCAACACTCTTCCTTTCTTCATCCCAAATCGTCAATTATCCCCCACAACTTTGGACGCTAATAATCATAATCGGACTTTTTCCCTCTCTCACAGCCTATCTTCTTTTTTCCTACGCTTTAAAATACGTTGAATCCGCAAAAGGAAGCATACTATCCGTCATAGAGCCTCTTTCAGCTGCTGCCTTCTCAATAACAATTCTCGGAGAAAAATTTGAAATATGGCAAGCGGCAGGCGTGGCACTCGCGTTAACTGGAATAATCCTACTCTTCTACAAGCCGAAACCCAAAAATTGA
- a CDS encoding 50S ribosomal protein L14 has protein sequence MLGHGPKISRGLQPPAILRCADNSGARDLRLVQVMGYKGRLRRYPSAAVGDKITVSVRHGTPDMRKKIFQAVIVRQRKPYRRADGVWVQFEDNAAVIITPDGEMKGSEIRGPVAKEAAERWPRIASAASIIV, from the coding sequence ATGCTCGGGCATGGACCCAAAATTTCAAGAGGATTACAACCTCCCGCAATATTGAGATGTGCTGACAACAGCGGAGCCAGAGACCTAAGATTAGTTCAAGTTATGGGTTACAAAGGAAGGCTGCGGCGTTATCCATCAGCTGCAGTCGGCGACAAAATAACCGTTTCCGTTAGACATGGAACGCCCGACATGAGAAAGAAAATCTTTCAAGCAGTAATTGTTAGACAAAGAAAACCCTACCGCAGAGCCGACGGCGTCTGGGTTCAATTCGAAGACAACGCGGCAGTAATAATAACGCCCGATGGCGAGATGAAAGGCTCCGAAATTCGCGGTCCAGTGGCAAAAGAGGCAGCGGAAAGATGGCCAAGAATAGCGAGCGCCGCCAGCATCATAGTGTAG
- the rplX gene encoding 50S ribosomal protein L24 has product MKPVTKPSKQRKMVFQAPPHIRYKLFAAPLSSELQASQKVKTLPVRSGDTVRIMRGDHKGFEGKITSVDRKKYRIYVEGLTREKVDGTTIFVPIHPSKVMITRLSLDDKWRKKILERKRATREKIEEVVEKPPKKVAEVKEKVIEEKPPEKKPPRRKKKVAEKAKEEKTEEKTEKPEKKEKPKAKKPRAKRKTTEKTEGGK; this is encoded by the coding sequence ATAAAGCCAGTAACAAAACCGTCGAAACAAAGAAAAATGGTGTTTCAAGCCCCACCCCACATACGCTACAAACTTTTCGCTGCGCCTTTATCGTCTGAATTACAAGCTTCACAAAAAGTTAAAACTTTGCCAGTTAGAAGCGGCGACACAGTCCGCATAATGCGTGGAGACCATAAGGGATTCGAGGGGAAAATAACCAGCGTGGACCGAAAAAAATACAGAATTTACGTTGAAGGCTTAACAAGAGAAAAAGTTGACGGAACTACAATATTTGTTCCCATACATCCTTCCAAAGTCATGATAACCCGTTTAAGTCTCGACGACAAATGGCGAAAGAAAATCTTGGAAAGAAAAAGGGCAACACGCGAAAAAATTGAAGAAGTAGTGGAAAAACCTCCGAAAAAAGTCGCCGAAGTAAAGGAAAAGGTCATCGAAGAAAAACCGCCAGAAAAGAAACCGCCAAGAAGAAAGAAAAAGGTAGCTGAGAAAGCAAAAGAGGAAAAAACTGAAGAGAAGACAGAAAAACCCGAGAAAAAGGAAAAACCCAAAGCAAAGAAACCAAGAGCCAAACGTAAAACAACAGAAAAAACTGAAGGAGGAAAATAG
- a CDS encoding 30S ribosomal protein S3 — MAVVKHFVTESIKKTEIDEFLQKKLERAGYGGVTISKTPLGTHVVIYVMRPGLVIGRGGETIRELAAILEEKFKISNPQISVSEIEIPELNAYVVASRVASALQRGVHFRRAGFWALNQVMDAGALGAEIIISGKLRTERARFEKFRTGYLPKTGDAALKYMRKAEVHVQLKPGIFGVRVRIMPPDAKFPDKIQIVEEAPPSTEEEIPEETIEAATEEKTEEPTAEATAAEEESKEEASEEKEETK, encoded by the coding sequence ATGGCAGTCGTTAAACATTTTGTAACAGAATCCATAAAGAAAACAGAAATTGACGAGTTTTTACAGAAAAAGCTCGAGAGAGCCGGATACGGCGGAGTAACAATTTCAAAAACTCCGCTTGGGACACACGTAGTAATTTATGTGATGCGTCCTGGGCTGGTCATAGGACGTGGTGGAGAAACAATAAGGGAACTCGCGGCAATTTTGGAAGAAAAATTCAAAATTTCCAACCCGCAAATTTCTGTTTCTGAAATTGAGATTCCAGAATTAAACGCTTATGTTGTCGCTTCTCGTGTGGCTTCCGCCCTACAAAGAGGCGTGCATTTCAGACGCGCCGGATTCTGGGCTCTAAACCAAGTCATGGACGCTGGAGCTTTAGGCGCGGAAATAATCATAAGCGGAAAATTAAGAACCGAAAGAGCAAGATTTGAGAAATTCCGAACTGGATACTTACCCAAGACTGGAGACGCAGCACTGAAATACATGCGCAAAGCCGAAGTTCACGTTCAATTGAAACCCGGCATTTTCGGCGTGAGAGTAAGAATAATGCCCCCCGACGCAAAGTTTCCAGACAAAATCCAAATAGTGGAGGAGGCTCCACCGTCAACCGAAGAAGAGATTCCAGAGGAGACCATTGAAGCCGCTACAGAAGAAAAAACAGAAGAGCCGACAGCAGAAGCTACAGCAGCAGAAGAAGAAAGCAAAGAAGAAGCAAGTGAAGAAAAGGAGGAAACAAAGTAA
- the rplV gene encoding 50S ribosomal protein L22, which produces MPKWGYSITEEALDPEKTAKASGREVRVSHKSAREICRTIKGMMLTKAKQYLKDVIAKKQAVPFRRFKKKAGHHHGLTKAYAGKYPVKAAKYVLKILEGAEANAEYKGLDTDRLRIINASAFPGIKVKRYMPRASGRATPDFETLCHIEIALEEQPETGVET; this is translated from the coding sequence TTGCCAAAATGGGGATACTCAATAACAGAAGAAGCATTAGACCCAGAAAAAACCGCGAAAGCAAGCGGGCGAGAAGTTAGAGTATCCCATAAATCCGCTCGCGAAATCTGCAGAACAATCAAAGGAATGATGCTCACAAAAGCAAAACAATACCTTAAGGACGTAATAGCCAAAAAACAAGCAGTCCCCTTCAGAAGATTCAAGAAGAAAGCGGGTCACCACCACGGACTAACAAAGGCCTACGCAGGCAAATACCCAGTAAAAGCAGCAAAATACGTGCTAAAAATACTTGAAGGCGCAGAAGCAAACGCTGAATACAAAGGTTTAGACACCGACAGACTACGCATAATAAATGCATCCGCGTTTCCAGGAATTAAAGTAAAACGGTACATGCCACGCGCTTCTGGAAGAGCAACGCCGGACTTTGAAACTCTATGCCACATTGAAATAGCTTTAGAAGAACAACCAGAAACAGGGGTAGAAACGTAA
- the hypD gene encoding hydrogenase formation protein HypD, producing MTEKLRFRDPELAKRVTEKIHDVAPKEETVKICHVCGTHEWTITHFGIRSLLPANVEVIAGPGCPVCIVPASEIDEAVQLALKGVTVTCFGDVLRVPGSKMSLLDAKAEGADVRVVYSVSDAVRLAEKEPNREFTFFAVGFETTAPSTAVEIQGKPSKNLSFLVSHRVIPPAMKLLAEMEDLNLDGFIAPGHVSTIIGLKSYEVFPQKYGMPTVVAGFEPLDVLFGVYMILKQLKERTPRLENEYTRAVTWEGNTKAQELMQKVFGVVDGNWRGLGTIPSSKCVFNSEYAFCDAHLKHDVKVEHGVDIQRGCKCHLVIIGKIKPTECPLFLKACIPQKPVGACMVSIEGTCRIWAREMATESAS from the coding sequence ATGACTGAAAAATTAAGGTTCCGCGACCCAGAGCTTGCGAAACGTGTAACAGAAAAAATTCATGATGTCGCACCAAAAGAGGAAACAGTCAAAATCTGCCATGTCTGCGGCACGCACGAGTGGACAATTACACATTTTGGCATACGCAGCTTATTACCGGCAAATGTTGAAGTTATTGCTGGTCCAGGCTGTCCAGTATGCATAGTGCCAGCGTCTGAAATTGACGAAGCCGTGCAGCTAGCTCTGAAAGGCGTGACGGTCACGTGTTTTGGTGATGTCTTGCGTGTGCCGGGTTCAAAAATGTCTCTTTTGGATGCAAAAGCTGAAGGCGCTGATGTGCGCGTTGTTTATAGTGTCAGTGATGCTGTAAGATTAGCTGAAAAGGAGCCGAATCGAGAATTCACGTTTTTTGCTGTAGGCTTCGAAACCACAGCGCCTTCAACAGCTGTGGAAATCCAAGGCAAGCCGTCCAAAAACCTTTCTTTTCTGGTTTCTCATCGTGTAATTCCGCCAGCCATGAAGCTCTTGGCTGAAATGGAAGACTTAAACTTGGACGGGTTTATTGCGCCGGGTCACGTGAGCACCATAATTGGACTGAAATCCTACGAGGTTTTCCCGCAAAAATATGGCATGCCAACAGTTGTGGCTGGCTTTGAGCCGCTTGATGTTTTGTTTGGCGTTTACATGATTCTGAAACAGTTAAAAGAGCGCACTCCACGCTTAGAAAATGAATATACACGCGCAGTGACTTGGGAAGGCAACACGAAAGCGCAAGAGTTAATGCAGAAAGTTTTTGGTGTTGTGGATGGTAACTGGCGTGGACTTGGCACGATTCCCTCTTCAAAATGCGTGTTTAACAGCGAGTATGCTTTTTGCGATGCCCATTTGAAGCATGACGTGAAGGTTGAGCATGGCGTGGACATACAGCGCGGGTGTAAATGCCATCTTGTCATTATCGGCAAAATCAAGCCTACGGAGTGTCCGCTATTTCTGAAGGCGTGTATTCCGCAAAAACCAGTTGGCGCTTGCATGGTGAGCATAGAAGGAACATGCAGAATATGGGCAAGAGAAATGGCTACTGAATCAGCAAGTTAG
- a CDS encoding HypC/HybG/HupF family hydrogenase formation chaperone, giving the protein MCLAIPAKVISVQEDKAKVDFGEGVLREVNVTLVNAKVGDYVLVHAGYAIQVLDEKEAKETIQLWNEILQAETPKN; this is encoded by the coding sequence ATGTGTTTGGCGATTCCAGCAAAAGTCATAAGCGTTCAAGAGGACAAAGCCAAAGTGGATTTCGGCGAAGGCGTTTTGAGAGAAGTTAATGTGACGCTTGTAAATGCGAAAGTGGGCGATTACGTGTTGGTGCACGCTGGCTACGCAATCCAAGTTTTAGACGAAAAAGAAGCAAAAGAAACAATACAACTATGGAACGAAATTCTCCAAGCAGAAACGCCGAAAAACTAG
- a CDS encoding 50S ribosomal protein L5 gives MITGGNLKLSEDEIRKAWIEHPSLKPKIEKVVVNISVGKSGEPLEKATKVLKELTGQTPCKRKAKKTVRDFGIRKGEPIACIVTLRKQKAIEFLKKVLPVIDNKLSKGCFDQYGNFSFGIKEHIEIPGVRYDPDIGIYGMDVCVSLIRPGYRVKNRRREKSKIGSKHILKPEEAMMFVKETLGVEIV, from the coding sequence ATCATTACCGGAGGCAACCTAAAATTGTCTGAGGACGAAATTCGCAAAGCATGGATTGAGCATCCTTCTCTTAAGCCGAAAATAGAGAAAGTTGTCGTTAACATCAGTGTTGGCAAGTCTGGCGAGCCATTGGAAAAAGCCACGAAAGTTCTGAAAGAATTAACAGGTCAGACTCCTTGCAAAAGAAAAGCCAAGAAAACCGTAAGAGATTTTGGCATTCGAAAAGGAGAACCCATAGCGTGCATCGTGACCCTCAGAAAACAAAAAGCAATAGAATTTTTGAAGAAAGTTCTACCAGTAATCGATAACAAACTCTCCAAAGGATGCTTTGACCAGTATGGCAACTTTTCCTTCGGCATAAAAGAACACATCGAAATTCCCGGCGTAAGATATGACCCAGACATAGGCATATACGGCATGGATGTTTGTGTTTCTCTCATTCGCCCCGGATACCGCGTCAAAAATCGGCGCAGAGAAAAGTCGAAAATTGGTTCAAAACACATTTTAAAACCAGAAGAGGCCATGATGTTTGTTAAAGAAACTTTAGGAGTTGAAATCGTCTAG
- a CDS encoding 30S ribosomal protein S14 yields MGKQKPKKERKYGKGARPCSRCGSYGPVIRRYNLYLCRHCFREVAKKLGFKKYE; encoded by the coding sequence ATGGGTAAGCAGAAACCGAAGAAAGAAAGAAAATATGGGAAAGGAGCAAGACCTTGCAGTAGATGTGGATCTTACGGACCGGTTATTCGACGTTACAATTTATATTTGTGTCGGCATTGTTTTAGAGAAGTAGCCAAAAAACTTGGATTTAAAAAATATGAGTGA
- the hypE gene encoding hydrogenase expression/formation protein HypE has protein sequence MLHGAGGTVMHDLVKNYIVKYFGGANNIDVPLEALDDAAVVGDVVLKSDSHAVKPIFFPGGDIGRLAVSGTVNDIAVLGAEPYALTCGFVLEEGLALNDFEKILASMQETCKEAGVNIVTGDTKVVEKGSLGGCVINVSGIGRRNNALEKNLKVVKQFRNDFEARWILDSNLRAEDKLILSGTIGDHGLAVLSAQEGLSFGSDIKSDVKPLNRLIQRLLSNVGGVVAMKDPTRGGLADALNEFSEKSHVGILVQEDKIPIREDVRAACEMLGLDPLEIGNEGKIIIGIVKEKAEEMLELLKKTKEGKEAEIIGEATKDFKGVAMQTIVGGKRIIARPVGDPVPRIC, from the coding sequence ATGTTACATGGTGCTGGCGGAACAGTCATGCACGACCTAGTCAAGAATTATATTGTGAAGTATTTTGGCGGAGCTAACAATATTGATGTCCCGCTTGAGGCACTTGATGACGCGGCGGTTGTTGGCGACGTGGTTTTGAAAAGCGACTCCCACGCTGTTAAGCCCATATTCTTTCCAGGTGGAGACATCGGACGCCTCGCGGTTTCTGGCACAGTCAACGATATTGCAGTTTTGGGTGCTGAGCCTTACGCGTTAACTTGCGGTTTTGTTCTCGAAGAAGGTTTAGCCTTAAACGATTTTGAGAAAATCCTAGCTAGTATGCAAGAGACATGTAAAGAAGCGGGCGTAAACATTGTGACGGGCGACACTAAGGTCGTTGAAAAGGGAAGTTTAGGCGGTTGCGTAATAAATGTTTCAGGGATTGGTAGAAGAAACAACGCTTTAGAGAAAAATCTCAAAGTTGTTAAGCAATTCAGAAATGATTTTGAAGCGCGGTGGATTCTCGACTCAAACCTTAGAGCTGAAGACAAGTTAATATTGTCTGGAACAATTGGCGACCATGGTTTGGCTGTTTTGTCAGCGCAAGAAGGGCTAAGCTTCGGAAGTGACATAAAATCGGATGTTAAACCCTTAAACCGTTTGATTCAGCGCTTGCTCAGCAATGTCGGCGGTGTCGTAGCCATGAAAGACCCAACGAGAGGCGGATTAGCCGACGCTTTAAACGAGTTCAGCGAAAAATCTCATGTGGGCATACTTGTTCAAGAGGATAAAATTCCAATAAGAGAAGATGTGCGTGCAGCTTGTGAAATGCTTGGGTTGGACCCGCTTGAAATTGGAAACGAAGGAAAAATAATCATAGGGATTGTGAAAGAGAAGGCTGAAGAGATGCTGGAGCTTCTGAAAAAGACTAAGGAAGGGAAAGAAGCGGAAATCATCGGTGAAGCCACAAAAGACTTCAAGGGTGTAGCCATGCAAACAATCGTCGGAGGAAAAAGAATAATCGCTAGACCTGTTGGAGACCCCGTGCCAAGAATATGCTAA